ATGAAAAAAATTAGATTATTTTTGACAATTCTCACCTTATTTGTTTTCGCTGGCTGCGCCACTGTCATGTTCAACTCTTCTTCGACGCACTACGACCGCGGAACATCGCAGGATTGCGGGACAGAGGACAACTCGTCTGACAATCAAGACCAGTCGTCTGGAGAAACTCATGAGGACAACGCGACTACAGGTTACGCGACCTATTACGGCGAGGGTTTTCACGGCAAGAGAACTGCAAGCGGAGAGACTTTCAACATGTACGCACTGACCGCGGCTCACAGAACTCTGCCTTTCGGCACTCTCGTGAGGGTCACCAACATCGAAAACTTCAAGAGTATCGTCGTGAGAATCAACGACAGAGGTCCTGTCGACGAGAGCATAATCATAGACCTCAGCTACGAATCCGCTCGGAGAATAGACCTGCTTTCAAAGGGCATGGTCAAAATAGAAATTTTGAGATGATAGAGTTCGTTTTCCCTCTGGATTTTGACGACAGGGACAAAGCCAAGAAATGGGTTGACATCTTGGGGGATTCGGTGGACGTTTACAAAATTGGATTTCAGCTTTTCACAGGCGAGGGGCCTTCTTTCGTAAGGGAGCTCGTGGATTCCGGAAAAGAAATATTCCTCGATCTTAAACTTCACGATATACCTAACACCGTAAGAAAAGCAGCCCAAACAGCCGCCCGTTTAAAGGTCAAGTACTTGACGGTGCACGCTTCAGGAGGCAGATAAATGATAAAAGCCTGCTCGGAAGCTATCTCCGGATCCAGGACAAAACTTTTAGCTGTGACAATTCTTACGAGCATCGACCAAAATTCATACAGTGAATGTTATTGCGAAAAAGGAACAATCAGGGATAGAGCGCTTAAACTTTCCGACATAGCCAGAGAATCAGGCGCACACGGAATTGTTTGCTCGGTCGGCGAAGCCAGTGAATTGAGGGAAAGGCACGGACAGGATTTCTTGATCGTCACCCCGGGTATAAGAATGGGGAAAAGCTCTGACGACCAACGCCGAGTATACGGTCCGGATGACGCAAAAAAAGCTGGAGTGAACGCTATAGTTATGGGAAGGCCGGTGACCGAGGCTGACGACCCGAAAATTCTTGTCCAAAAAGTGAAGGAAATGCTGAAGTGAAAGATAAAATTTCAGATATGACAAACGAGCAAATTCTGCTCGAATTGGGAGTGATGAGAAACGGTCATTTTTTACTGACCTCGGGGAGGCATTCACCTTTTTATTTTGAAAAATTCAGGATACTCGAAAAACCTATTATGACTTCC
This window of the candidate division WOR-3 bacterium genome carries:
- a CDS encoding septal ring lytic transglycosylase RlpA family protein, whose protein sequence is MKKIRLFLTILTLFVFAGCATVMFNSSSTHYDRGTSQDCGTEDNSSDNQDQSSGETHEDNATTGYATYYGEGFHGKRTASGETFNMYALTAAHRTLPFGTLVRVTNIENFKSIVVRINDRGPVDESIIIDLSYESARRIDLLSKGMVKIEILR